Within the bacterium genome, the region TTCATCCGGGAACCGTTTTAAAGTTTCTTCCAATAAATCCCTTGCCGATTCCATTTTATTGTGGCTGATAAATAGCGTTATCAACTTTTTTCGCAAATAAAACGAGGAAGGATCGCACTGGATAGCTTTTTCGTATTCCTGAATAACTTTTTCGCTATTACCTTTTACTCTTTCTAATTGAGCATTTAAGAAATGGGCGTAAGCGCAAGAAGTTCCTTTTGAAGCAGAATAGCTATGCTGCGGAAAAATGATATTACCCAGAAAAAAAATGAACAAAAAAACGGAGTATCGGGCTATTTTATTCATAGTACGGATTATACAAGAAATGGAAAATTGCTTAAATGTTTACCCCGTTAGAGATTAATTTCCCAGTGCTAAAGTACGGAAGTCCCTTATTGAATCAACCCCGCAGAGTGTCGGAAAAATATCCTTTTGGGAAATTTTTCCGATGGTTTACGTCGCGGGGTAATCGGAACTATGTTCCGATTAAGGAACAACTTTATTCAACGGATATTCTACAATGTCTGTGGCACCCACTTTTTTAAGCTGTGGGATAAGGTCTCTCACCTTCTTTTCTTCTATTACTACCTCGATAGCAAACCAAAAAGTAGCAGGCCCTTCTAAAGCAAGTCTAGACATAGTAGGATTTATTCCCATTTTAGAAAAAATAGAGGTTATATTGCTCAACTTGGATTTAGGAATGTTCATTTTTAACCCCACTTTGTCTTCAGCATTCAGGGCGCCTTTGAGCAGTAACGCAATATTGTCTATTTTGGCTTTTTTCTGTTTATCAGCATAAGATTTCTTGTTTGCGATAAGCCTGGTGGTAGATTCCAGAATAGTTTCAACTATTCTTAAGTTACTAGCTCTTAGCGAAGCTCCCGTTTCGGTAAGCTCCACAATAGCATCGGCTAAATAGGGGGGTTTGACTTCGGTCGCGCCCCACGAAAATTCAACTTCAGCCTTGACTTTGTTTTTCTTAAGATATTCTTTCGTAACTTCCACAAGCTCGGTGGCTATTCGTTTACCCTGCAAATCTTTAACGCTTTTAATTTTTGAATCGTTGGGAACAGCAAGCACCCAGCGCACAGGTTTGAATCCTTCTTTTGCATATATCAGTTCACAAATTTCTACTACTTTTGCTTTGTTTTCTTTTACCCAATCCATACCTGTAAGCCCTGCATCTATAACGCCGCTTGCAACATATTTCGGGATTTCCTGCGCCCTTATAAGCATAGGTTCAATTTCCACATCATCTATTGACGGAAAATAAGAACGCCTGCCTACTATCATATTAAATCCGGCTTTCGCAAAAAGTTTAATCGTCGCTTCCTGCAAACTACCTTTTGGTATTCCAAGTTTTAATTTCATGGTGATATTTTATCATAAACCATAAACTATTAACTATAGACCATCAACAGTCTTTGGTAGTGACAAAGCTTGCTTTGCTTTTTTTGTTTGCAGAGTAAACTCTGCCACTACAGATAACAATAAACCTCGTCGATAAATCGGCAACTACATGTTTTGCTCTACTCTGCTTAAATTCCTAATTACTAATATCTAATTCCTAATGAAATGTCTAATGTCAAATTTCTTAAAAATCTTACGCATTTTATCATTGAG harbors:
- a CDS encoding ATP phosphoribosyltransferase; amino-acid sequence: MKLKLGIPKGSLQEATIKLFAKAGFNMIVGRRSYFPSIDDVEIEPMLIRAQEIPKYVASGVIDAGLTGMDWVKENKAKVVEICELIYAKEGFKPVRWVLAVPNDSKIKSVKDLQGKRIATELVEVTKEYLKKNKVKAEVEFSWGATEVKPPYLADAIVELTETGASLRASNLRIVETILESTTRLIANKKSYADKQKKAKIDNIALLLKGALNAEDKVGLKMNIPKSKLSNITSIFSKMGINPTMSRLALEGPATFWFAIEVVIEEKKVRDLIPQLKKVGATDIVEYPLNKVVP